Proteins from a single region of Halorubrum sp. 2020YC2:
- a CDS encoding FAD-dependent oxidoreductase — MSTQVVVVGSGYAGAGAVKAFEDEVGEGEAELTWISEHDYHLVLHEVHRAIRNPAVEDKITIPVDEIKSPESDFVQGRVVDVDTDARVVETDDGTTVDYDYLLLGVGSTTAFFGIEGLKENAHQLKGLDDAKAIHEEVREAAAEATRSDPVEVIVGGAGLSGIQTAGEIAEYRDKHRAPIEIKLVEGLDEVFPGNDPQIQGALRQRLEDADVEILTGDFISKADEDAVYLGGGEDEEPEELAYDVLIWTGGITGQPEIENVEIEKDERSNRVHAGSDFATSDDRVFAIGDTALVEQGDDDVAPPTAQAAWQAAEVAGANLARAARGAPLRSWTHDDKGTVISVGEEAVAHDVVGMPIKTFGGKPAKLLKKAIATRWIAKVSSASRGVSAFGDM, encoded by the coding sequence ATGAGTACACAGGTCGTCGTCGTCGGCTCCGGCTACGCCGGCGCCGGGGCGGTGAAGGCGTTCGAAGACGAGGTAGGCGAGGGCGAGGCGGAGCTCACGTGGATCTCCGAACACGACTACCACCTCGTCTTGCACGAGGTCCACCGCGCGATCCGCAACCCCGCGGTCGAGGACAAGATCACGATCCCCGTCGACGAGATCAAGTCGCCCGAGTCCGACTTCGTTCAGGGTCGGGTCGTCGACGTCGACACCGACGCCCGGGTCGTCGAGACCGACGACGGGACGACCGTGGACTACGACTACCTCCTCCTCGGCGTCGGCTCCACGACGGCCTTCTTCGGCATCGAGGGGCTGAAAGAGAACGCCCACCAGCTGAAGGGACTCGACGACGCGAAGGCGATCCACGAGGAGGTCCGCGAGGCGGCCGCGGAGGCGACCCGCTCCGACCCCGTCGAGGTCATCGTCGGCGGCGCCGGGCTCTCCGGCATCCAGACCGCCGGCGAGATAGCGGAGTACCGCGACAAGCACCGCGCGCCGATAGAGATCAAACTGGTCGAGGGGCTCGACGAGGTCTTCCCTGGCAACGACCCGCAGATCCAGGGGGCGCTCCGCCAGCGGCTGGAGGACGCCGACGTGGAGATCCTCACCGGCGACTTCATCTCGAAGGCCGACGAGGACGCCGTCTACCTCGGCGGCGGCGAGGACGAAGAGCCGGAGGAGCTCGCCTACGACGTGCTGATCTGGACCGGCGGCATCACGGGCCAGCCGGAGATCGAAAACGTCGAGATCGAGAAGGACGAGCGCTCGAACCGCGTCCACGCCGGCTCCGACTTCGCCACCAGCGACGACCGCGTGTTCGCCATCGGGGACACCGCCCTCGTCGAGCAGGGCGACGACGACGTGGCGCCGCCGACCGCGCAGGCCGCCTGGCAGGCCGCCGAGGTCGCGGGCGCGAACCTCGCCCGCGCGGCCCGCGGCGCGCCGCTCCGCTCGTGGACCCACGATGACAAGGGTACCGTCATCTCCGTGGGCGAGGAGGCGGTCGCACACGACGTGGTGGGGATGCCGATCAAGACGTTCGGCGGCAAGCCCGCCAAGCTGCTGAAGAAGGCCATCGCCACGCGCTGGATCGCCAAGGTCTCCTCCGCGAGCCGCGGCGTCAGCGCGTTCGGCGACATGTGA
- a CDS encoding nucleoside phosphorylase → MTDDTKAPDADAESEDPNDEAGYHVEAAPEDVADAVLLPGNPERVDKITALWDGHEEVARHREYRTATGTYDGAPISVTSTGIGSPSAAIAVEELARVGVDTFIRVGSCGAIQPEMDVGDLVITTGGVRQEGTSDEYVRGDYPATADGEVVSALVAAAERLGHDYHTGVTMSADSFYAGQGRPGFEGFEAAGSDELVAELRDANVKNIEMEASAILTIASVYGLRAGAVCSVYANRVTGEFRTEGESRAAETASLAVKLLARMDEVKREAGADRWHAGLSL, encoded by the coding sequence ATGACCGACGACACCAAGGCCCCCGACGCCGACGCCGAGAGCGAGGACCCCAACGACGAGGCCGGCTACCACGTCGAGGCCGCGCCCGAGGACGTCGCTGACGCGGTCCTCCTCCCGGGTAACCCCGAGCGCGTCGACAAGATCACGGCGCTGTGGGACGGCCACGAGGAGGTCGCGCGCCACCGCGAGTACCGCACCGCGACCGGCACGTACGACGGCGCCCCGATATCCGTCACCTCCACCGGGATCGGCTCCCCCTCCGCCGCAATCGCCGTCGAGGAACTCGCGCGTGTCGGCGTGGACACGTTCATCCGGGTCGGCTCCTGCGGCGCGATCCAGCCGGAGATGGACGTGGGCGACCTGGTGATCACGACCGGGGGCGTCCGCCAGGAGGGGACGAGCGACGAGTACGTCCGCGGGGACTACCCCGCGACCGCGGACGGCGAGGTGGTGTCCGCGCTGGTCGCCGCCGCCGAGCGGCTCGGCCACGACTACCACACCGGCGTCACGATGAGCGCCGACTCCTTCTACGCCGGGCAGGGCCGCCCCGGGTTTGAGGGGTTCGAGGCCGCCGGGTCAGACGAGCTCGTCGCGGAGCTTCGGGACGCCAACGTGAAGAACATCGAGATGGAGGCGTCGGCCATCCTCACGATCGCGAGCGTGTACGGGCTCCGGGCGGGGGCGGTCTGCTCCGTCTACGCCAACCGCGTGACCGGTGAGTTCCGGACGGAGGGCGAGTCGCGGGCGGCCGAGACCGCGAGCCTCGCGGTGAAGCTGCTCGCGCGCATGGACGAGGTCAAACGAGAGGCGGGCGCCGACCGCTGGCACGCGGGCCTCTCGCTGTAG
- a CDS encoding MBL fold metallo-hydrolase, whose translation MTVRYEELAVEWLGYATARLETDDGPVVYTDPGRYGVLDDYWARDGDLVVVTHDHHYDSDGIRSVATEDATLVIYEAVDPAGIDRDVEPIDALAADYDVIRVGEEERVDVETPAGEVRVWSVPAHNDPDGPNADADGSVAHPPGFGCGYLLSLGGRTVFWPGDSDALDGFAELDVSVFLANIGGGGIVSDRREAADLADAMGPDLVVPIHYDTFDLLEADGEAFAGDVASRSIPVALDARSANQ comes from the coding sequence ATGACGGTCCGCTACGAGGAGCTCGCGGTGGAGTGGCTCGGCTACGCGACGGCGCGGTTGGAGACCGACGACGGGCCGGTTGTCTACACCGACCCCGGCCGGTACGGCGTCCTCGACGACTACTGGGCGCGCGACGGCGACCTCGTCGTCGTCACCCACGACCACCACTACGACAGCGACGGGATCCGGTCGGTCGCGACCGAGGACGCGACGCTCGTGATCTACGAGGCGGTCGACCCCGCCGGCATCGACCGCGACGTGGAGCCGATCGACGCGCTCGCGGCCGACTACGACGTGATCCGCGTCGGCGAGGAGGAGCGCGTCGACGTCGAGACGCCGGCCGGCGAGGTCCGGGTGTGGTCCGTCCCCGCCCACAACGACCCCGATGGACCGAACGCGGACGCCGACGGCTCCGTGGCACATCCCCCGGGTTTCGGCTGCGGCTACCTGTTGTCGCTCGGCGGACGCACCGTCTTCTGGCCCGGCGACTCGGACGCGCTCGACGGGTTCGCGGAGCTCGACGTCTCCGTCTTCCTCGCGAACATCGGCGGGGGCGGCATCGTCTCCGACCGGCGCGAGGCCGCCGACCTGGCCGATGCGATGGGTCCCGACCTCGTCGTCCCGATCCACTACGACACGTTCGACCTGCTCGAAGCCGACGGCGAGGCGTTCGCCGGCGACGTGGCGAGCCGGTCGATCCCCGTCGCGCTCGACGCCCGCTCGGCGAACCAGTAG
- a CDS encoding GNAT family N-acetyltransferase → MYVRDAKNRDEAWLLDAIEQLGLDDVAFRSRDYVIAVDEESGDRAGFGRLRLHRGDEDEENRIELTGIGVLPEWRDRGVGAHVVERLVDTATADGFETVYVLTDQPEYLTQFGFERVDTDDLPPALSDRLTEKREFLGGGVVGLELAVDEFEMPSRFRQAFKDAEPTGGDEPEESAEDFGIDPDSATYKYDTGR, encoded by the coding sequence ATGTACGTCCGCGACGCCAAAAACCGTGACGAGGCGTGGTTGTTGGACGCGATCGAGCAGTTGGGGCTCGACGACGTCGCCTTCCGGTCGCGGGACTACGTGATCGCGGTCGACGAGGAGTCCGGCGACCGGGCCGGTTTCGGCCGACTCCGGCTCCATCGCGGCGACGAGGACGAGGAAAACCGGATCGAGCTCACCGGGATCGGCGTCCTCCCCGAGTGGCGCGACCGCGGGGTCGGGGCGCACGTCGTCGAGCGCCTCGTCGACACCGCGACCGCGGACGGGTTCGAGACGGTGTACGTGCTCACCGACCAGCCGGAGTACCTGACGCAGTTCGGCTTCGAGCGCGTCGACACCGACGACCTCCCGCCCGCGCTCTCCGACCGCCTCACCGAGAAGCGGGAGTTCCTCGGCGGCGGCGTCGTCGGCCTCGAACTCGCCGTCGACGAGTTCGAGATGCCGAGCCGCTTCCGGCAGGCGTTCAAAGACGCCGAGCCGACCGGCGGCGACGAGCCGGAGGAGTCGGCCGAGGACTTCGGCATCGACCCGGACTCGGCGACGTATAAATACGATACCGGTCGCTGA
- a CDS encoding aldo/keto reductase, which produces MDYRRLGGTGLSVSELCFGTWRFGRETNGVVETGREESHELLDAAADRGINFIDTANVYGSPHGTSEEYVGEWLADRDREDYVVASKVYFPFDGRGEPGPNDSGLGRKHIRAQVEGSLDRLDTDYLDVYYIHRWDEETPIEETMRALDELVSEGKVHHLGASTMAAWQLTKAQWTADVNGYASFDVVQPLHHAGYYEDVSEYLDVCIDQDLAVCPYSPLAGGFLTGKYERADPDDPEQVIAPDGSRASFDDRFERFYLSERGWKVLDAVREVADELDATPAQVALAWLTEWDEFTCVPIVGARTVDQLDENVAAADLSLSDAQWDRIMDARYDPDGNLWGH; this is translated from the coding sequence ATGGACTACCGACGACTGGGCGGCACGGGACTCAGCGTCTCGGAGCTCTGCTTCGGGACGTGGCGGTTCGGCCGCGAGACGAACGGCGTCGTGGAGACGGGCCGCGAGGAGTCGCACGAACTGCTCGACGCGGCCGCGGACCGCGGGATCAACTTCATCGACACCGCGAACGTGTACGGGTCGCCGCACGGGACGAGCGAGGAGTACGTCGGGGAGTGGCTCGCTGACCGCGACCGCGAGGACTACGTGGTCGCCTCGAAGGTGTACTTCCCGTTCGACGGTCGCGGCGAGCCGGGCCCCAACGACTCCGGGCTGGGGCGGAAGCACATCCGCGCGCAGGTCGAGGGTAGCCTCGACCGGCTCGACACCGACTACCTCGACGTGTACTACATCCACCGCTGGGACGAGGAGACGCCCATCGAGGAGACGATGCGCGCGCTCGACGAACTCGTCTCCGAGGGGAAAGTACACCACCTCGGCGCGTCGACGATGGCGGCCTGGCAGCTGACGAAGGCGCAATGGACCGCCGACGTCAACGGTTACGCGAGCTTCGACGTGGTCCAGCCGCTCCACCACGCGGGCTACTACGAGGACGTGAGCGAGTACCTCGACGTCTGTATCGACCAGGACCTCGCGGTCTGCCCGTACTCCCCGCTCGCCGGCGGGTTCCTCACGGGGAAGTACGAGCGCGCAGACCCCGACGACCCCGAGCAGGTGATCGCGCCCGACGGCTCGCGCGCGAGCTTCGACGACCGGTTCGAGCGCTTCTACCTCTCCGAGCGCGGCTGGAAGGTGCTCGACGCGGTCCGCGAGGTGGCCGACGAACTCGACGCGACGCCCGCGCAGGTCGCGCTCGCGTGGCTCACCGAGTGGGACGAGTTCACCTGCGTCCCCATCGTCGGCGCGCGGACGGTCGACCAGCTCGACGAGAACGTCGCCGCGGCCGACCTCTCTCTCTCCGACGCGCAGTGGGACCGGATCATGGACGCGCGGTACGACCCGGACGGCAACCTCTGGGGTCACTGA
- the cdd gene encoding cytidine deaminase → MDELIAAARDALEAAHVPYSEYRVGAALRTADGTVYTGCNIENANYSNSLHAEEVALAEAVKNGHREFDRIAVSSGVRDGVTPCGMCRQSLAEFAADDLVVACDEGGDAVTEYTLGELLPNTISEGTLDDAEATARGAAGDGDSGPD, encoded by the coding sequence ATGGACGAGCTGATCGCCGCGGCGCGCGACGCCCTCGAAGCGGCCCACGTCCCGTACTCCGAGTACCGCGTCGGCGCCGCGCTCCGGACCGCCGACGGCACCGTCTACACCGGCTGTAACATCGAGAACGCGAACTACTCCAACAGCCTCCACGCCGAGGAGGTCGCGCTCGCGGAAGCGGTGAAGAACGGCCACCGCGAGTTCGACCGGATCGCGGTCTCCTCCGGCGTCCGCGACGGCGTCACCCCCTGCGGGATGTGCCGACAGTCGCTCGCGGAGTTCGCGGCCGACGACCTCGTCGTCGCCTGCGACGAGGGCGGGGACGCGGTCACGGAGTACACGCTGGGCGAACTGCTCCCGAACACCATCTCCGAGGGGACGCTCGACGACGCGGAAGCGACCGCGAGAGGGGCCGCCGGAGACGGCGACTCGGGACCGGACTGA
- a CDS encoding ATP-dependent DNA ligase has protein sequence MEFAALAERAEGVAANDGDIETTLAVADLLADAGAVESAENGENGENGGPNDDLPVVARFLLGRVFPAHDTRTLDVGPALCREAIARAAGPNVSAADVEDRLAERGEIGAVAAAYDFGGQRGLASFGGGRDALTVAAVDEGLRGLAAETGDGSESRKRDALFGLFTRCSPTEAAFLARLVLGEMRLGVGEGTVRDATAEAFLASEGRPESDGADDDDDAGGDAELELVAPETAVAAVERALQVTNDYGRVAVRARDEGIEGLREESLRVGRPVQAMLAQAGTATDAVDAFDEVTVETKFDGARVQVHYAPGGAATDATDATDGHSTDGDALGPRLYSRNMDDVTEALPEIVEYVADRVDVPVILDGEVVAVDDDGDPLPFQEVLRRFRRKHDVERMRETVSLRLHAFDCLHADGDDLLDEPLRVRHERLREVLPDAAADLTLAADPDAVAAEERAALNAGHEGVMLKNPEAAYTPGDRGRDWLKRKPDVETLDAVVVGAEWGEGRRAELFGTFLLAVREGGDAGDTPDHDVSDPDAADLVPAGYATVGKVATGITDEALADLTERLEPLVVDESGTTVAFDPELVVEVGYEEIQRSPTYSAGYALRFPRFVGVREDKGVDDADSLARVRRLAGDD, from the coding sequence ATGGAATTCGCCGCGCTGGCGGAACGGGCGGAGGGGGTGGCCGCGAACGACGGCGACATCGAGACGACCCTCGCGGTGGCCGACCTGCTCGCGGACGCCGGCGCCGTCGAGAGCGCCGAGAACGGCGAGAACGGCGAGAACGGCGGTCCGAACGACGACCTCCCGGTCGTCGCCCGGTTCCTCCTCGGACGCGTCTTTCCCGCCCACGACACCCGAACCCTCGACGTCGGGCCCGCGCTCTGTCGCGAGGCGATCGCTCGCGCCGCCGGCCCGAACGTCTCCGCGGCCGACGTCGAGGACCGCCTCGCGGAGCGCGGCGAGATCGGCGCCGTCGCGGCCGCGTACGACTTCGGCGGCCAGCGGGGGCTCGCGTCGTTCGGAGGCGGGCGCGACGCGCTCACCGTCGCCGCGGTCGACGAGGGGCTTCGGGGGCTGGCGGCCGAGACCGGCGACGGCAGCGAGTCGCGCAAGCGGGACGCGCTGTTCGGACTGTTCACCCGCTGCTCGCCAACCGAGGCGGCGTTCCTCGCCCGGCTCGTCCTCGGGGAGATGCGGCTCGGCGTCGGTGAGGGGACGGTCCGGGACGCGACCGCGGAGGCGTTCCTCGCGTCGGAGGGGAGGCCCGAATCCGACGGCGCGGACGACGATGACGATGCGGGCGGAGACGCGGAACTCGAACTCGTCGCGCCCGAGACCGCGGTCGCGGCCGTCGAGCGCGCGCTTCAGGTGACCAACGACTACGGGCGGGTCGCGGTCCGCGCCCGCGACGAGGGGATCGAGGGGCTCCGCGAGGAGTCGCTGCGCGTCGGCCGGCCGGTTCAGGCGATGCTCGCGCAGGCGGGCACCGCGACCGACGCGGTCGACGCGTTCGACGAGGTCACCGTCGAGACGAAGTTCGACGGCGCCCGCGTTCAGGTGCACTACGCGCCGGGCGGAGCGGCGACGGACGCGACAGACGCGACGGACGGCCACTCGACGGACGGCGACGCGCTCGGCCCGCGGCTCTACTCGCGGAACATGGACGACGTGACCGAGGCGCTCCCGGAGATAGTCGAGTACGTCGCGGACCGCGTCGACGTGCCCGTCATCCTCGACGGCGAGGTCGTCGCGGTCGACGACGACGGCGACCCGCTCCCGTTTCAGGAGGTGCTCCGGCGGTTCCGGCGGAAACACGACGTCGAGCGCATGCGCGAGACCGTCTCGTTGCGGCTCCACGCCTTCGACTGCCTCCACGCCGACGGCGACGACCTGCTCGACGAGCCGCTCCGCGTCCGCCACGAGCGGCTCCGGGAGGTCCTGCCGGACGCGGCCGCGGACCTCACGCTCGCCGCCGATCCGGACGCGGTCGCGGCCGAGGAGCGGGCCGCCCTCAACGCGGGCCACGAGGGCGTCATGCTGAAGAACCCCGAGGCGGCGTACACTCCCGGCGACCGCGGCCGCGACTGGCTGAAACGCAAGCCGGACGTGGAGACGCTCGACGCCGTCGTCGTCGGCGCCGAGTGGGGCGAGGGGCGCCGCGCGGAGCTTTTCGGGACGTTCCTGCTCGCCGTCCGGGAAGGGGGCGACGCGGGCGACACCCCGGACCACGACGTGTCCGACCCCGACGCCGCCGACCTCGTCCCAGCGGGGTACGCCACGGTCGGGAAGGTGGCCACGGGGATCACCGACGAGGCGCTGGCGGACCTCACGGAGCGGCTGGAGCCGCTGGTCGTCGACGAGTCCGGTACGACGGTCGCGTTCGACCCCGAACTGGTGGTCGAGGTCGGCTACGAGGAGATCCAGCGCTCCCCGACGTACTCGGCCGGGTACGCCCTCCGATTCCCCCGGTTCGTCGGCGTCCGCGAGGACAAGGGCGTCGACGACGCCGACTCGCTCGCCCGCGTCCGCCGGCTCGCCGGCGACGACTGA
- the rocF gene encoding arginase, which translates to MTTVRIIGAPTDYGANRRGVDMGPSAIRYGGLADQLADAGVETADAGDLPVPRAEERDPDADAPSEGKAKFLRETADVCRRLGDEVAGTLADGAVPLALGGDHSIAIGSLVGSARDADIGAVWFDAHADLNTPATTPSGNVHGMPLAAALGIGEFADAEWANAPGLSPENVALVGLRSVDGAEAELINDRGFAAYTMSDIDERGITEVTEEALSVASAGVDGIHVSLDLDFLDPNAAPGVGTPVRGGATYREAHSAMEIVDRTDALRSMELVEVNPTLDQHNETAELATELAASALGKRVL; encoded by the coding sequence ATGACCACGGTCAGGATCATCGGCGCGCCGACCGACTACGGGGCGAACCGACGCGGGGTCGACATGGGGCCGTCAGCGATCCGGTACGGCGGGCTCGCGGACCAGCTCGCGGACGCGGGCGTCGAGACGGCCGACGCGGGCGATCTCCCCGTCCCGCGGGCCGAGGAGCGCGACCCGGACGCGGACGCCCCCAGCGAGGGGAAGGCCAAGTTCCTCCGCGAGACGGCCGACGTCTGCCGACGCCTCGGCGACGAGGTCGCCGGGACGCTCGCGGACGGCGCGGTGCCGCTCGCGCTCGGCGGCGACCACTCCATCGCCATCGGGAGCCTCGTCGGGTCCGCGCGCGACGCGGACATCGGGGCGGTGTGGTTCGACGCGCACGCCGACCTCAACACGCCCGCCACGACGCCCTCGGGCAACGTCCACGGGATGCCGCTCGCGGCCGCGCTCGGGATCGGGGAGTTCGCGGACGCCGAGTGGGCGAACGCGCCGGGGCTCTCGCCGGAGAACGTCGCCCTCGTCGGCCTCCGCTCGGTCGACGGCGCGGAGGCGGAGCTAATCAACGATCGCGGCTTCGCGGCGTACACGATGTCGGACATCGACGAGCGGGGGATCACGGAGGTCACGGAGGAGGCGCTCTCCGTCGCCTCGGCCGGCGTCGACGGGATCCACGTCAGCCTCGACCTGGACTTCCTCGATCCGAACGCGGCGCCCGGGGTCGGCACGCCGGTCCGCGGCGGGGCCACCTACCGGGAGGCGCACAGCGCGATGGAGATAGTCGACCGGACGGACGCGCTCCGGTCGATGGAGCTGGTCGAGGTGAATCCGACGCTCGACCAGCACAACGAGACGGCCGAGCTGGCGACGGAACTGGCGGCGAGCGCGCTCGGAAAGCGCGTGCTGTAA
- a CDS encoding PHP-associated domain-containing protein, producing the protein MRGRDHRPTVTRSQTRVDAHVKVLDDEVVTRAKARGIDALVYAPHFTRLPTIRERAARYSDDDLTVVPAREVFTGDWGNRRHLLVVGLSDPVPDYITFEGAMAEFERQDAAVLVPHPGFATISLTGPEVDAHADRIDAVETYNTKLLPHQNARARRTAETTGCAGFGSSYAHLPGTVGEAWTAFEGELDDAEAVADAFRERHPRTVIHRSGAGHRLRGLVEFAHLAYENTWVKLDRMFLSGNEPTLPSNVAYEGRFDDVSVYE; encoded by the coding sequence TTGCGCGGGCGCGACCACCGTCCGACCGTGACCCGATCGCAAACGCGCGTCGACGCCCACGTCAAGGTGCTCGACGACGAGGTCGTCACCCGCGCGAAGGCCCGCGGGATCGACGCGCTCGTGTACGCGCCGCACTTCACGCGCCTCCCGACGATCCGCGAGCGCGCCGCCCGCTACTCCGACGACGACCTGACGGTCGTCCCCGCCCGCGAGGTGTTCACCGGCGACTGGGGCAACCGGCGCCACCTCCTCGTCGTCGGTCTCTCCGATCCGGTCCCCGACTACATCACCTTCGAGGGCGCCATGGCCGAGTTCGAGCGGCAGGACGCCGCCGTGCTCGTCCCCCACCCCGGCTTCGCCACCATCTCGCTCACCGGCCCCGAGGTCGACGCCCACGCCGACCGGATCGACGCCGTCGAGACGTACAACACGAAGCTGCTCCCCCACCAGAACGCCCGGGCGCGTCGGACGGCCGAGACCACCGGCTGCGCCGGCTTCGGCTCGTCGTACGCGCACCTCCCCGGGACGGTGGGCGAGGCGTGGACCGCCTTCGAGGGCGAGCTCGACGACGCGGAGGCGGTCGCGGACGCCTTCCGCGAGCGCCACCCCCGGACGGTGATCCACCGCAGCGGGGCCGGCCACCGGCTGCGCGGCCTCGTGGAGTTCGCACACCTCGCATACGAGAACACGTGGGTGAAGCTCGACCGGATGTTCCTCTCCGGCAACGAGCCGACCCTCCCGTCGAACGTCGCATACGAGGGCCGGTTCGACGACGTGAGCGTCTACGAGTAG
- a CDS encoding Rrf2 family transcriptional regulator has translation MSSIELTSSQKSILSALINLYGEQEDAVKGEAIAEEVDRNPGTIRNQMQSLKALQLVEGVPGPKGGYKPTSNAYEALDIQRMDEPADVPIYHESEEVEGVNVDGIDLSSVHHPELCRAEIHVQGSVRDFHEGDSVTVGPTPLSKLVIDGTVDGKDDTANVLILRIDDMRAPDEPAEH, from the coding sequence ATGTCATCGATCGAGCTCACATCGAGCCAGAAAAGCATCCTCTCGGCCCTGATCAACCTGTACGGGGAACAGGAGGACGCCGTGAAAGGCGAGGCGATCGCGGAGGAGGTCGACCGTAACCCCGGGACGATCCGCAACCAGATGCAGAGCCTCAAGGCCCTCCAACTGGTGGAGGGCGTACCGGGTCCGAAGGGCGGCTACAAGCCCACCTCGAACGCCTACGAGGCGCTCGACATCCAGCGCATGGACGAGCCGGCCGACGTCCCGATCTACCACGAGAGCGAGGAGGTAGAGGGGGTCAACGTCGACGGGATCGACCTCTCCAGCGTCCACCACCCCGAGCTGTGTCGCGCCGAGATCCACGTCCAGGGGTCGGTCCGCGACTTCCACGAGGGCGACAGCGTCACCGTCGGCCCGACGCCGCTCTCGAAGCTCGTCATCGACGGCACCGTCGACGGCAAAGACGACACCGCGAACGTTCTCATCCTGCGGATCGACGACATGCGGGCGCCCGACGAGCCGGCAGAACACTGA
- a CDS encoding metal-dependent hydrolase, which yields MNKRGHVLNGLLLALGLGFIVEPGLDAATATTVAEITVPVVLGALFPDVDTAFGRHRKTLHSLPVLAVFLAYPIFFGNLQYVWIGVLTHYVLDVVGSRRGIALFHPLSDREFGMPTGVTTSSKYADLVTVIVTAVELAAFWAIHTYVVNLDLDLSAASEAAAGFGL from the coding sequence ATGAACAAACGCGGCCACGTCCTCAACGGCCTGCTGCTCGCCTTGGGACTCGGCTTCATCGTCGAACCCGGTCTCGACGCGGCGACCGCCACCACCGTCGCGGAGATCACCGTCCCGGTCGTGCTGGGAGCGCTGTTCCCCGACGTCGACACCGCCTTCGGGCGCCACCGCAAGACGCTTCACAGCCTCCCCGTGCTGGCGGTGTTCCTCGCGTACCCGATCTTCTTCGGGAACCTCCAGTACGTGTGGATCGGCGTGTTGACGCACTACGTCCTCGACGTGGTCGGCAGCCGGCGCGGCATCGCGCTGTTCCACCCGCTCTCGGACCGGGAGTTCGGGATGCCGACGGGCGTGACGACGAGCAGCAAGTACGCCGACCTCGTCACGGTGATCGTCACGGCGGTCGAACTGGCGGCGTTCTGGGCGATCCACACCTACGTCGTTAATCTTGACTTGGACCTGTCCGCGGCTTCGGAGGCCGCTGCCGGATTCGGGTTATAA